A single genomic interval of Arthrobacter sp. NicSoilB8 harbors:
- a CDS encoding type IV toxin-antitoxin system AbiEi family antitoxin domain-containing protein has product MANIIEVLSKYDGVARAKYLAAAGVSDFQLKSAMAAGTVSRVARGVYALPGADAQLISIRSLPAEPACITAAHYGGLWVLKSPAQPHVALTHSRSYQGFVCHRASTPPTLLDTVVQCLRCLPELDGLIVAESAVVVKGLQLASLRRRLDGRNDARERRIVSGIVPQSQSLIECLARFLLRRAGFHVESQVNVPGMGHLDLMVDGRLGIETDGAGFHMDRTSFEEDRRRWNVTTRRGIPTLVVSYQLLKDHPEEFITMVREALNTLSAAA; this is encoded by the coding sequence ATGGCCAACATCATCGAGGTGCTCTCCAAGTACGACGGCGTTGCGCGCGCCAAATACCTCGCCGCGGCGGGGGTATCCGATTTCCAGCTCAAGTCGGCGATGGCCGCGGGTACCGTGTCCCGGGTTGCCCGTGGCGTCTATGCCTTGCCCGGCGCCGACGCGCAGCTGATCTCCATACGCTCGCTTCCAGCAGAGCCGGCCTGCATCACCGCTGCACACTACGGCGGGCTGTGGGTTCTCAAATCCCCGGCGCAGCCGCACGTAGCCCTCACTCACAGCAGGAGTTACCAGGGCTTCGTCTGTCACCGGGCATCCACGCCGCCGACGCTCCTGGACACCGTCGTCCAGTGCCTGCGCTGCCTGCCGGAGCTGGACGGACTGATCGTCGCCGAGTCCGCCGTCGTGGTCAAGGGACTCCAATTGGCGTCCCTGCGCCGGCGGCTCGATGGCAGGAACGACGCCCGTGAGCGCCGAATCGTGTCGGGCATCGTTCCGCAGTCGCAGTCCCTGATCGAGTGCCTGGCCCGATTTCTTCTGCGGCGTGCCGGCTTCCATGTCGAGTCCCAGGTCAACGTTCCGGGAATGGGCCATCTGGACCTGATGGTCGATGGCCGCCTCGGCATAGAGACCGATGGGGCCGGATTCCACATGGACAGGACGAGCTTCGAGGAGGACCGGCGGCGCTGGAACGTCACAACGCGCCGGGGAATTCCGACATTGGTTGTGAGCTACCAGCTGCTGAAGGATCATCCCGAGGAATTCATCACCATGGTCCGGGAAGCCCTGAACACGTTGTCTGCCGCCGCTTAG
- the fdxA gene encoding ferredoxin, with product MTYVIAQPCVDVKDKACIEECPVDCIYEGERSLYIHPDECVDCGACEPVCPVEAIYYEDDTPEEWADYYKANVEFFDELGSPGGAAKVGNTHTDHPMIAALPPQNQDN from the coding sequence GTGACGTACGTAATCGCGCAGCCGTGTGTAGATGTCAAAGATAAGGCATGTATTGAAGAGTGCCCCGTCGATTGCATTTACGAGGGTGAGCGCTCCCTGTATATCCACCCGGACGAGTGCGTGGACTGCGGTGCCTGCGAGCCGGTCTGCCCCGTCGAGGCAATTTACTACGAGGACGACACCCCCGAAGAGTGGGCCGACTACTACAAGGCCAATGTCGAGTTCTTCGACGAGCTCGGCTCTCCGGGCGGCGCCGCGAAGGTCGGCAACACCCACACCGACCACCCCATGATCGCCGCCCTGCCGCCGCAGAACCAAGACAACTAG